The following DNA comes from Methanothermus fervidus DSM 2088.
ATGTTTAAACGCTGTTATGAGATACTATGGAATTATAGAAAATACTAGGCATTGTACTTCAAATTATCCTGAAAAATGTGCCAAAAAATTTGTAGAATATGTAAAAGATAATTTTTCTCCTGAAAAAGTTGGCATTATAGGATTTCAACCTGCTTTTGTAAGAGAATTTTCTAATGAATTTGATAAAATATTCGTAACTGATTTAAATCCTGAAAATGTTGGAAGTGTGAAATATGGAATAAAAGTTTTAGATGCTAAATACAACCCAGAAATTATAAAATGTTGCGATGTCGTGCTCATAACAGGGTCTACTATCGCAAATAATACATTTAACAAGATATATGAAAAATGTAAAAAATACAAAACCAATTATATATTTTATGGTACTACAATAGCAGGAATAGCACATCTATTAAAATTAGATAGATTTTGCCCATTCAGCGATTAATTTATATTAATAGTTGGTTTTTAAAGTTAAATGTATGGAACTAATTACAATAATTGCAATATTTGTAAGTCTTTATATGGCATTTACAATTTCAGCTAATGATATCGGAAATTCGGTGGGTACGGTAGTTGGTAGTGGTGCTATCAATATTAAAAGGGCATTGGTTTTAAATTCTATTTTTGCGTTTTTAGGTGCTATATTTTTGAGTAAAGCCGTTACTGAAACCATAGGAAAAGGAATAATACCTGCTGGCATGCTTGACATTAAAGGTGCTTCTATCATTACCTTTACTACAGGACTTTGGATAACATTTACTTTGTGGAAAAAAATTCCAATTTCAGGTTCTGAAGCAATTATTGGGGCAGTAACCGGTTTTGGCGTTGCAAGTATTGGTATAGATAAATTAAATTTACAAACATTGTGGGTAATTATGTTAAGTTGGATTGTTTCTCCACTAATTGGCTTGGTTACTGGATACTTGACTTACAGAGCTCTTAACACTGTAATATTTACAAAAACTACAATGAAAAAAAGAAGTAGAATAGAAAAGATATTTAAATATCTTTTAATATTAACTTCTTGTGCTACAGCTCTAAGTATTGGTGCAATTGATATTTCAATTGCTACTAGTGTTTTATACATAACATTTGGACAAGCTGGATTAGAAATAAAAATAATTGGCGCCATTATGCTCATAGTAGGTATATTAATAGCAGGTAACAGAGTTAGTGACACAATTGGTAGACGAATAACAGAATTGGTACCAAGTAGATCATTTTCAGCCCAAATTTCAGCGGCTATTATATATGCACTTTTTGTGTATAATGGGATCCCAATATCGCCTACTCAGACACTTGTAGGATCCATCATTGGTGTAGGATTAGCATATGGAGTTTCAAGTGTTAAAATCGACGTTGTTAAAGATGTAATACATATCTGGCTCTTAACAATTCCTTGTTGTTTTACTTTAGCCATGGTTCTTAAGACAATTTCTACTCTTCTAATGTAGATCTCAGTGCCCTTATTATGTCACCATCAGATATTATACCTTTAATTTCATCATTCTCTTTTACAACAAGTTGGTTAATTATTTCGTCCTTATCACCATGTTCATACATTTTTTTAACAACATCAGCTAAAGTATCGTTAGGACTTACGCAAACAACATCTTTAACCATTATTTCCTTAACTTTTGTACCTAATTTGTACTTATCTAAGATCAAATTATGGCCGAGATCTGTTGCTGTTACTATACCTAACAATTTGCCTTTTTTTACTACAGGTAAAGCACTTATTTTATTTTTCATTAATTTTTCAAAAGCAAAAACAACGTCTTCTTCGGGATCCACAGTTATAACATTTTTTGTCATCACATCTTTAACCTTTATATTTTCCCACATCTTTATGCACCAAATCTTCTGTTAAGGACTTGACAATCGAGTCAATAGTTGTAACTACATCAATATTTTCAATTATTGGGATATTATGTTTTCTTGCTTGCATTTCAATATAATCATGTATGCGTCTTATAGCCCAGAAGTATTTTAAATATCTCTCTAAAGGTCTTCTTGCCCATTTTTGTCTGCAACGAGAATAAAATCTGCTTCTATGCATTTTTTCATCAGGAACTGTCAATACAAACATCGCTACATTATTTTTATTAATTAGTTCTTCCCTTATAAATCCAGGAACAAGGTGGGCACCTTCTATGACTATACTTATACCTTCGGTAAGTGCTCTTTCAATTACAGCTTCAATGCCGACGGTCACCACGTTTACATGGTCTCTAAAGCCAACTAAAACTTCATCAAACTCTACAGGTGCAGGTGTCCTTAAAGATTTATAAGCTGTAAAAGTAGATTCATGAAGAGAAGGTATTAATTCTTTAGATATCATCTTTCTCATGACTTCTCGTATCATGTCGGTGCTGATCATGTTTCTTATTCCTAATCTATTTGCAACTTCGAATGCTATTGATGATGTTCCAACACCAGAAGCTCCTGCAATCAATAAAATTAAAGGTTCCTTATATTCTCTTATTTTTCTCCATCTTATATATTTTTCAGCTATTTTTTCATCTTTTTCCTTTAATTTATTGTATACAATTTTTACTAATTCATCAATAGTTACAATTTTCTTTTTTTCTTTTTTAAGATAAGACTCTACTTCTGCTGCAAGGAGGTAAGCATCTGTAGGATCCATCCCTGATCTCGTCAGTGATCTAGCCAATACACCCTTTGAAAATGGTTCTCTGTATTTTTTTCCAGCTACTTTTCCTTCCACTAGAATCATTATTTATCACCTAATTTTGATCCATTTACAGTTTACTTCTCCATCTAAATCTATAACTGCAACCTTGCCTTCGAAAGCAGGGCCTGTGTTGATTATTGTTGTGTTTCCTAGTTGGTCAATACCTCTAGCTTCATGTATATGAGCACATATATTAACTTTAGGTTGGTACTCTTCTATTATTTTTCTTATAGATTTACTACCAACGTTATCACCACTTTGTATTTGATCAACTTTTGTGTTGTAAGGAGGCGCATGTGTAACAAGAATTGTCGTATCCTTTGAAATAATATTTTTTAAGCTATTGTATATTTCCTTCTCTTGAAATTCAAAAGGCGTGTCAAAAGGCGTTGGATTTGATCCTCCAAATCCACATATTTTTATACCTTTAATTTCTATAGCGTTGTTGTGAATATTGATTGTACCAGACTTTTCTATGATATCCACAGTTTCTGGTAAGTCACAGTTACCTGGCAATGCTAGCACAGGAACATTGTAACTTGTTAACTTGTTTAATATTTTTTCTGCTAACTCTACTGGTCCAAAATCAGTTATGTCTCCAGAAACTATTATGAGATCTATTTCTTCATTTAAATTATTTAATTCTAATAATTTTCCGTGAAGGTCACTAATTCCAAGAATTTTCATATTTATTCCCCAAAGAATGTTGCTATTTCTTTTAAACTTCTTTTAATATCTTCAGCTTCACCATATAAAACAATTATATTATCTTCTTCAAATTCTATTATCAAACCATGGTATTCCGCAATTTCCTGTATTCTATCTTCTGATATTGCCGTGTTTAAATTTACCCTTGTAACCATCATGTCCCTAGGAGCCCCTGTTATAAATCTAGATTTAATATTAGGAGGTCTATACACCTTTTCGCCTCTTATGACTTTTTTAAATTCCTCTTTCCACTTATTGCGATATTCTTTACTTATGTCCCCTGCAAAATCTAATAAAACTTCTTGTAGATAATTTAAAGATTCATTTATATTCTTTAATTCCTTAACAATTTTTGGATCGTTAGGACTAGATTTATATAGATTAATTAGAAATTTTGTATCTCTCATCTCCTTATTTATGGATTTTGGAAGATCTTTACCTCTTTTTTTTAAATCTGCATGTAATTTAAGAATTGTGAACCATATTTGTTCTAATATATCAGCTTTCATAGATGTCCTTCCAAAATATTTGATGAAATGTGATTCAATTTTGCACCTATTTCTTTTAACTCTTCTTTAATTTCATCTATATTGTTGTAAGATTCCAAAAACAAAACATGATAACATTTGGTGCCTGCAATATTGACTATAGCAATTTTCTCATTTTTTTTAATTTTATTCTTTTTCTCTAAAGCTGCTTTTAACTCTACAAATTTTATATATTCATCAGGTATTTCATCATATTTAAATACTCCCAGTAAGGTGGCTGTAAACATTTAATTTCCCCCAAAACATTTTTTTAATATATTTTTAAATATATCTTTTTTTTAAACAAAATTTTATGTTTCGAAAATTTTTTAGTGTAGGAATAATTTACATAATATTTTAAAAGGAAAAATAATTGAGGGTTTAAAAATATGAAAATATTTAGCAAGGCATTTAAAAATGGTGAGAAAATCCCTAAAAAATATACTTGTGATGGACAGGACATTTCACCACCTATCAAATGGGAAGATATACCAGAAAACACTAAAACTTTGGTTTTAATTTGTGAAGATCCAGATGCTCCAGGAAAAACTTGGGTACATTGGGTATTATTTAATATACCTCCTGAAATTGAAGAACTTCCAGAAGGCGTTGAAAATAAGGAAAAACTTGAAAATGGAGCTATACATGGAGTAAATGATTGGGGAAGACTTGGATATGGAGGTCCTTGCCCACCATCAGGTACACATCGATATTACTTTAGATTATATGCATTAGATACTGAACTCAAATTAGAACCAGGTGCAAAAAAAGAAGAAGTAGTAGAAGCCATGAAAGATCATATAATTGATCAGGCAGAGCTAATGGGAACCTATTCTAGGGAATAATTTTAGTATTATTTAAAATACATCATCAACAAACTTCTCTAGTGAATGTTTTTTTGTAAATTCTTTTTTCTTTTCTAAACCTCTTTTTGGTTTTTCTTCACTAAACATGTATGGAGACTTCACACCAGACACTATAATAGTAGTTCTTATTGTATTCTGTAATTCTTCCTCAATTTGTACGCCCCATATTATATTAGCCTCTGGATCTAATTCATCTGCTACTACTTGTACAATCCTTTCAGCTTCTTGTAATGATAAATCTGAGCTACCAGTAATATTAATTAATGCTCCTTTAGCGTTTGATATATCTAAATCAAGTAATGGACTGTTTAATGCTTCATGAACAGATTCTAATGCTTTATCTTCACCAGATTCAGACTCACCCATTCCAATCATTGCCATTCCAGAACCTTGCATAACACTTTTTATATCAGCAAAATCTAAACTTATGAGACCTGGCTTAGTTATTAGTTCAGTTATTCCTTTTACAGCTCTACTTAATATTTCATCAGCTACCATAAAGGCTTTGTTAATTGGTAAATTAGGTGCTACTTCCAATAATTTGTCGTTTGGAACCACAATAACAGTGTCAGCAGAATTTCTTAATTTTTTAAGACCTTCTTCGGCATTTTTTCTCCTGATAACTCCTTCTGCACTAAATGGCAATGTCACTACAGCAATTGTCAATGCTCCACATTTCTTTGCTATTTTGGATATTACGGGAGCTGAACCTGTTCCAGTTCCTCCACCTAACCCACAAGTCACAAATACCATATCTGCATTTTCAAGTTCTCTTGCTATTTCATCTTCACTTTCTTCTGCACATTCTTCACCTAGTTCAGGAATTCCACCAGTTCCTAAACCTCTACAAAGATTTTTACCAATTAAAATTTTCTTGTCAGCGACACTATAATATAGATCTTGGGCATCAGTGTTAACAGCAATGGTTTTTGCACCTTCAATACCTATTTTTGTTAGTCTGGAAACAGTATTATTTCCAGCTCCACCTGTACCAACAACATATATCCTTGATCTACTCTCTTCCATTATTTTTTTAAGTTCCTCATCTATAGAATTTTCACTTCTGATGTTAGGCTTCCCAATATCTTCTTTTTTTGCATTTTTTAATGCATCTTCAATAAGTTTCACATTTCTCCCTCACAAATAATAATGATATATATCATAAGTAAGTTGAGAGGTAATATATTTTTTACTTATCTTTAGGGTCTTGGCATTGCAATTATTTCATGTATCCTTAAATCAAAAACATTGTTCATGTGGGCTGGTGTCAGCACAAGAGATGTATCTGCACCTCTCCCTGTTCCCCCAATTGCAACTATTTCTCTATCTACAGGGATTAATCCGGCGTCAGCAGCCATAATACTTATTTCCACACAAACTTTAAATCCCTGTGAAATCATTCGAAGCGTTTCTGCCATTAATTCAACAGGAGTAATTCCACCAAATTTATTTGATATTCCTCTACCTACACCACTTAGTGCATGTGATGCTGTATATACTTTAACACCCATCTTTTTTAATTTATTTGCATATTTAGGATTTATTTCTAATTTTCCTTTTTCTGAAAATCCTGCATGATGTGTTATACTAACTATACTTACATCTTTAATCTTTTTTGCTACCTTTAATGCAGTTTTTCCACTAATTGATGCAACTACTATATCTTTAATATTTAACTCTTCGACCCTCTTTTTTACCAAATCTATGAGCTTATCCGTGTTCTTTTCTCCAGGTTCATCGAAATAATAAATATCTTTTTTCATTGTTTCCACCTTCAAAAAAGAAAAAAACTAGTCAATTCCAAATGACTTTAAAAGCAATTCTTCGTTCACATATCCGGCTCTGAAAACTTCTCCTGTACGAAGATCATTAATAATAACTTCTGCTGGTGCAAATATATTCTTATCAATTTTGTAAAAGTCAAACTCAGCTTCTTTGAATATCTCATAAAATGGTTTACCATATGAAGGAGAGGATGATGAAGGCAATTCTTTTGCTAATTTCTCTAAATCATCGCCTTCATCAGAATAAATATAATAATAAGTTCTGCCACCAAACATTACAGCATCATTTGTTCTTCCCATTGCTTTCACACTATCTTTTGTTATAGGAGCTATTGGAGCTATACCTGCTGCATATTTTATTTTATTTACGTCAAAATCAAGAACTTCCAACATCTTATATGTTCCATTCTCCACCACTCTTCCTGAAATTTGAATTGACCCAACTAAAGAAGAAGTAGGAGCTACCAAAACATAAACATTTTCTGGGGATACTTTACATTCTTTGGCAATTTCATCGACAACGTCAGTGTCAGGTAACTTATCAGATTCAAGGGCAAGTATAGCTACATCTGCATCGTCTTCATATTTAATTTTTTCATAGGTTTCTAATGGTTTTTTTGACAATGCGCGAGCGGGGCCAGACCCAAGGGCAGAGAAATCTCCAACATTTATAGACCACCCTGCCTTTTGGGAACCTAAGGTTGATATTGCAGGGAAAGAAGTTTTAATTTTAACAGACGGTAATGCTAACTTTTTTGATAAATCGCCAGGTATTGAAATCCCAACATCTGCTAATCCACCAAGACACACCTTAGTATATAATTCACCAGCTTTAAAACTACCTTCTGCATTAACTCCACAATCTAAAATTGTTGATCCATTATCTAATTTTTTCACTTTTATTTTTAGTTCCTTGGATTTTTCTATCATCTCATCTACAATTTTTTTTGCCCTTAAATTAACGCTTACCATTTTTTCTCACCTTTTCTGCATCATCAAAACAATACTCATAAATGTGTGCAGAAATACTATGAATTGCTAATGGTCCAACTTTAATATTTAATTTATCAGATATATATTTCGCCAAGATAGCCAGTGCAGCGGCGTTAGGCAACCATGCTTGGTAAATATCATGACTTCTCCAGATACCTGTTGTATGTAGCTTGTTATTTCTTATTTTAAAATCAATTGAAATCATACAAGGAACTTCCTCATTTTTAAAATCTATCTTAGGATCCCATGTCACTGCAGTAGCTCTTCTACTTTTCTTACATTTTTTCAAACGTTTTATAATAGCTTTAATTTGATCTACAGAAAAATGGTCTCTTAACCTATTACCATAAGTATAAACAAATCCTTTTTTATCTTTTTTCAAAAATTGATCTGTGTATTTTGAAAGTTTATCACCTCTCCAATAATAATCTTTAGGTATACTCAATAAAATTTCTTTGTTTGTAGATATAGGGAAAGGATAATTCTTAATTGGGTATTTAACTATCGTTAATATATTCAATAATTCCTTTGTAATTTGTCCACGTTCATCTTTAATTTTATGTCCTTTTTCCATAACAAGGCTGACAAGTTTCTCCCATGCATCGCTTATATTTTTTGCCTTAATTAGATATGGCATGTGCAGCTCTCACCATATTTTTTAATTTATTGAATGCAGACTCTCTTTTTAGGTTTCTTAATCCACAATCAGGGTCAATGACCATGTTCTCTTTACCAATTAATTCTATACCTTTTAAAATTCTTTTTTTAATTTCTTCTACACTTTCGACTTTATTTGTTTTTGTATTTACACACCCAAATCCTATCTTTTTTCCTTTTAAATCTACATCTTCCAATATATTTAAATTTTCTTTTGTACCTGCAAATTCACAATCAATTATGTCCACATTAAATTCTAATAACTTCTCAAATATGTCAACAATTGATCCACAAACATGCAATGAAATCGGTATAGAAACTTCATCAGTTATTGTTTCTATAACTTTTTTTGCAGTTTTTATATTTACAATTCCTGTAGATAAAATTGGTTCATCTATTTGAATCATTGCTATATCTAACTTTTCTAAGAATTTTGCTTCTACTTTTAGAGCTTCAGCAATATCAAACATCAAATTTTCTTTTGATTTATAAAAACCTTCTATTTTTGATGAATAGGCAAGAGTACACGGGCCAGTAATTATACCTTTTACTTTAACATTTTTTTTGATTTTATTTTTAAGTTTAATAGCAAATTTTACATCCTCGACAGTTATAGGATTTTTTGGAGGCAGTATTTTTCCGTATACTATTGCACTACCATTTACAAAATCCATGCCAGGAATTTTTTTGGCAAATATTTCTATCATATTTCCTCTAACTTGGCCATCTGAAATTATATCAATACCTGCTTTTATTTGATCAACAACAGCTAACTCAATAGCGGGTTTATATTTATCGTACATGCCAAAAATGTCCTGTATCTTTTCGATTAATGAAGTAGGACCCCTCGGATATGGAGGATAACTACCAACTACAGTTGTTAACATTTTCTCCCAACTTTCTTAATATTTTCTAATTCTTTTCTATCAACAGGTAATTCAATAACAAATGTACCATAACAAGGTTTTGTATAAGGTATCATTATTCTTTTATTTTTTTCATCTATGCCTATAGGAATAGGTGGTATACCTATAAGTCTTGTTCCCAAAATTTTCTCACCAGGATTGACACATAATACCTTAGCAGCTTTTTTCTTGATAAATTCAGCACAATCTTTAAATTTTGCATTTCTTAAATGTATTTCATGTTCTACTTCTCTTAAATATAATTCTATACATGTAGACATGTTACTCCATCCATTCGTCCATGAATGCATCAATTTTTTTTACTAAGGGTTTGGGGTTATGACGGGCTCTTGCCTGAATTATTTTAGAGTTTGTATTATGTTTTATTGTTTCAACCAATTCTTTTAATTCTTTTTTATCTTCATTAAAAACAATAGACAAAGATCCAACATTTAATATTTCATTAAAAGTTATAAAATAAGTAGCAGATGCATCATTTGAAATAAAACCTATTAAATAATCCCATTTATTTTTCTCAATTTCATGACTATCAATGTTTAACAATTTATCTATATATCTTCTCTCAGGATCTGAAATTTTTACTAAATTTAATGCTGCAGGATTTCCAGCAATGCTTACCTTACAATTTTTAATTTTTAATAAATAAGATGTATAAATTGTCAGTGGTGTTTGTATTGGATATTCAGGACATCCAAGCATAATTAATACTTTCATTTCTCATCAACCTTTATAACTTGTCCTACTATAAGTGAACTTAAAAATATGAAAGTTAAAAGGGCTGATTCATTAATTGATCTATTTATTAAGAAAATTCCTACAAGACCTTGTGAAACAAAGGCCGTTAAAACACCTATAAGTAATATCTCTCTACCAAGATATCTTTTTATTCCACCCTCACGTTTTTTCTTATAAATTTTGAGTAGTCTTAGACCTAAGTATGTAACAGAGACAAACCATAGGAGGAAGAAAATTAATACTAAAAATCCGAAGTCATATCCCCATCCAAAGATACCTGGTAGCATATAATCTATTGTATCTTTTTCATTGACCAAAACGCCATAAAAAATTGGATAAGGTAAACCAAATTTGACTATTAATGTAATAGGTAATGTAATATAACCATCAGCAAATCCAGAGGAAAATTCTCCCCAATAGGAAGTTGATGGATTATGACCTATTAAACCCATATTTTTAAGTACAAATTGCACACTAGGCAATGCATAATTTTCTATTCTTCCTATTCTAAGCAGAGGACTTAAAATTGGCATTTTAAATATACGTGATAACAATTCTAGGAGCATAAACATGGCTAGTGCGATAGTTGTAAAACTTAATACTTTACGAGGAGTTATTATACTTTTTCCTCCAAATGATTTAGATATGATAAACATCCCTATAAACAATCCTAAAAACCAAAGCACAAGAAATGATCTATGTATCATTCCACCAAAAATTGTAATACCTATTATCAATAAATAAATGAGTTCTCTAAGTTTTGAAGTTTCTATATTGAGTCTATCCATTATTTTTAAACCAGCTAAACTTGTAATTATAACTGCAAGTGCTATAGGACCATAAGGATGTGTAAATTCATGTTGTCCAAAATATAAAATCATCAGGAGTACATCGATTCCAAACAATATTGTTAAAACTACTGCAAGAAACAGTGCTACAAGGAAGACTGTTGACAATGTTATAGGTGTTAAATTAATGAGAAATATTGCCCCAGCATAAAGTATGATGGCTACTTCTAAAATTAACTGAAAATGATTTTGTGCAATTAATGGCAAGCTTTACCTCCCTTTTTTAGTTTTTGAATGATAAATTTTTATTTGCAAAACATTTAATTTGTGTCCAAATTTAAATATTTTTTGTGAAATATTTAAATTTATAAGCAATAGTTCATTAAAAATAATGTAAAATTAAAATTTTAAAATTGTTAAATAAAATGTAATAACGAGGCTAATTTTGGAGGTGAAGGATGATCGAAATTAGATTCCATGGACGAGGAGGTCAGGGGGCTGTCACTGCTGCCGAAATTTTAGCAAAGGCTGCATTTTACGATGGTAAATATTCCCAGGCATTTCCGTTTTTTGGTGTAGAGAGGAGAGGCGCACCTGTGTTGGCTTTTGTTAGAATTGATAATAAACCCATAAGAATAAGATATCAAGTTTACAAGCCTAATTATGTGATTGTTTTAGATGATAAATTAGTTGAAAGTGTAGATGTATTTAAAGGTTTACATGAACCTGCTGTTGTGGTTATAAATTCTAAAAATGAAATTAAAAAAGAAGGTGTTAAAATTTATTCTGTAGATGCTACAAATATAGCTTTAGAAACTCTTGGCAGCCCCATAGTTAATACTGCAATGTTAGGTGCATTTGTAGGTGCAACAAAAATAATAAAACTTGATTCCCTCATAAAAGCGATTAAAAATAGTTTTAAAGATAAAATAGGAGAAAAAAATGCTAAAGCAGCTGTAAAAGGCTATGAGAGCGTTGTAGGGTGATTCTGTGAAATTTATAGGAGTGATAGTTGATAAACCAGGAAGCACGATAAAAAATAAAACAGGTTCTTGGAGAGTGTTTAAACCAATTTTGAATAAAAAGAAGTGTATAAAATGTAACACATGTATATTGTTCTGTCCTGAAGGTTGTATAGATGAAAATCATGAAATCAACTATGATTATTGTAAAGGATGTGGAATATGTGAAGAAGAATGTCCTGTAAATGCTATAAAAACTGTAAAGGAGTAGGAGGACAAACATGGAAATAATGACAGGAAATAAAGCTGTAGCTGAAGCTGTAAAGCTAGCAAAACCAAAAGTAATTTCTGTGTATCCAATAACACCACAAACAACAATAGCAGAACACATTGCTGAATATGTGGCAAACGGAGAATTAGATGCAGAATATGTAAAAGTTGAATCTGAACATAGTGCAATTAGTGTGTGTGTAGGGGCATCAAGCACAGGAGTTAGAACCTTTACAGCAACTTCTTCACAAGGTTTAGCATTGATGCATGAAATCCTATTTATAGCTGCAGGTCTTCGTACACCTATTGTTTTGGCAAATGCAAATAGATCTCTTTCAGCACCTATCAACATATGGAACGATCACCAGGATAGCATAGCAGAAAGAGATAGTGGATGGCTACAATTTTATGTGGAAAACGCTCAAGAAGCACTTGATTTTACTTTAATTGCATATAAAGTTTCAGAAAACAAAGATGTTTTACTTCCTAGTATGGTATGTCTCGATGGCTTTATTTTAACCCATACAATGGAACCAGTCGCTGTACCATCACAAAAAGATGTTGATAATTTCTTGCCAAGTTATAAACCAGAAGTATTTTTAGATCCCGACAATCCTGTAACTATTGGTGCAGTAGCAGATCCTAATTATTATATGGAAGCTAGATATCAGATTGAAGTTGGAATGAAAAAATCGCTTAATGTGATACACAAGGCTAATAAAGAATTTAAAAAAATTTTTGGTCGTAAATATGGTTTTGTAGAAGAATACAGATGTGACGATGCAAAAATTGTATTGGTGGCAATGGGCTCTGTGTGTGGTACAATTAAAG
Coding sequences within:
- a CDS encoding conserved hypothetical protein (COGs: COG4081 conserved hypothetical protein~InterPro IPR012033~KEGG: mth:MTH777 hypothetical protein~PFAM: conserved hypothetical protein~SPTR: O26871 Conserved protein~PFAM: Domain of unknown function (DUF1890)), giving the protein MKVLIMLGCPEYPIQTPLTIYTSYLLKIKNCKVSIAGNPAALNLVKISDPERRYIDKLLNIDSHEIEKNKWDYLIGFISNDASATYFITFNEILNVGSLSIVFNEDKKELKELVETIKHNTNSKIIQARARHNPKPLVKKIDAFMDEWME
- a CDS encoding conserved hypothetical protein (COGs: COG4033 conserved hypothetical protein~InterPro IPR012031~KEGG: mth:MTH776 hypothetical protein~PFAM: conserved hypothetical protein~SPTR: O26870 Conserved protein~PFAM: Domain of unknown function (DUF1894)), with product MSTCIELYLREVEHEIHLRNAKFKDCAEFIKKKAAKVLCVNPGEKILGTRLIGIPPIPIGIDEKNKRIMIPYTKPCYGTFVIELPVDRKELENIKKVGRKC
- a CDS encoding methionine synthase (B12-independent) (COGs: COG0620 Methionine synthase II (cobalamin-independent)~InterPro IPR002629~KEGG: mth:MTH775 methionine synthase~PFAM: Methionine synthase vitamin-B12 independent~SPTR: O26869 Probable methylcobalamin:homocysteine methyltransferase~PFAM: Cobalamin-independent synthase, Catalytic domain); the protein is MLTTVVGSYPPYPRGPTSLIEKIQDIFGMYDKYKPAIELAVVDQIKAGIDIISDGQVRGNMIEIFAKKIPGMDFVNGSAIVYGKILPPKNPITVEDVKFAIKLKNKIKKNVKVKGIITGPCTLAYSSKIEGFYKSKENLMFDIAEALKVEAKFLEKLDIAMIQIDEPILSTGIVNIKTAKKVIETITDEVSIPISLHVCGSIVDIFEKLLEFNVDIIDCEFAGTKENLNILEDVDLKGKKIGFGCVNTKTNKVESVEEIKKRILKGIELIGKENMVIDPDCGLRNLKRESAFNKLKNMVRAAHAISN
- a CDS encoding pyruvate/ketoisovalerate oxidoreductase, gamma subunit (COGs: COG1014 Pyruvate:ferredoxin oxidoreductase and related 2-oxoacid:ferredoxin oxidoreductase gamma subunit~InterPro IPR002869: IPR019752: IPR011894~KEGG: mth:MTH1740 pyruvate ferredoxin oxidoreductase subunit gamma/delta~PFAM: Pyruvate/ketoisovalerate oxidoreductase~SPTR: O27772 Pyruvate synthase subunit porC~TIGRFAM: pyruvate/ketoisovalerate oxidoreductase, gamma subunit~PFAM: Pyruvate ferredoxin/flavodoxin oxidoreductase~TIGRFAM: 2-oxoacid:acceptor oxidoreductase, gamma subunit, pyruvate/2-ketoisovalerate family) codes for the protein MIEIRFHGRGGQGAVTAAEILAKAAFYDGKYSQAFPFFGVERRGAPVLAFVRIDNKPIRIRYQVYKPNYVIVLDDKLVESVDVFKGLHEPAVVVINSKNEIKKEGVKIYSVDATNIALETLGSPIVNTAMLGAFVGATKIIKLDSLIKAIKNSFKDKIGEKNAKAAVKGYESVVG
- a CDS encoding thymidylate synthase, methanogen type (COGs: COG0207 Thymidylate synthase~InterPro IPR000398: IPR014620~KEGG: mth:MTH774 thymidylate synthase~PFAM: thymidylate synthase~SPTR: P80305 Putative thymidylate synthase~TIGRFAM: thymidylate synthase, methanogen type~PFAM: Thymidylate synthase~TIGRFAM: thymidylate synthase, methanogen type); protein product: MPYLIKAKNISDAWEKLVSLVMEKGHKIKDERGQITKELLNILTIVKYPIKNYPFPISTNKEILLSIPKDYYWRGDKLSKYTDQFLKKDKKGFVYTYGNRLRDHFSVDQIKAIIKRLKKCKKSRRATAVTWDPKIDFKNEEVPCMISIDFKIRNNKLHTTGIWRSHDIYQAWLPNAAALAILAKYISDKLNIKVGPLAIHSISAHIYEYCFDDAEKVRKNGKR
- a CDS encoding conserved hypothetical protein (KEGG: mth:MTH778 hypothetical protein~SPTR: O26872 Putative uncharacterized protein); amino-acid sequence: MPLIAQNHFQLILEVAIILYAGAIFLINLTPITLSTVFLVALFLAVVLTILFGIDVLLMILYFGQHEFTHPYGPIALAVIITSLAGLKIMDRLNIETSKLRELIYLLIIGITIFGGMIHRSFLVLWFLGLFIGMFIISKSFGGKSIITPRKVLSFTTIALAMFMLLELLSRIFKMPILSPLLRIGRIENYALPSVQFVLKNMGLIGHNPSTSYWGEFSSGFADGYITLPITLIVKFGLPYPIFYGVLVNEKDTIDYMLPGIFGWGYDFGFLVLIFFLLWFVSVTYLGLRLLKIYKKKREGGIKRYLGREILLIGVLTAFVSQGLVGIFLINRSINESALLTFIFLSSLIVGQVIKVDEK